Proteins found in one uncultured Desulfuromonas sp. genomic segment:
- a CDS encoding ATP-binding protein, translated as MPALDSGKIFAHQPLSFSVSALLWYLLGRAFIVTLFLGGTVFLEFPQSLQSFFIPDLRLIFLLSLTFFQICFSLLWLLRWQNHLRQFVQFQLVWDLLLSILVVYMTGGTASPFSFLFIFVILSSALMATRFDVIVTVAAAVVLYGGLIDLQFYGYLPTGPGAMEMTPSDVFYRLFLNVTAFLLTGFLGTILANRMRYSESLLEQERHDYAELERLNHIILHNIPSGLIVVDGDGVIRSFNFAAVAICGIAVSKAIRSPLTQIFPQLPPEKLSQPVERGEFAYIKPGGEKRILGFNALPFRDIQQKQAGTLITFQDLTETKRLEQNLQLGERLAAVGKLAAGLAHEIRNPLASLSGSVQLLTEQSCLDGSDKHLLEIVNRETSRLNRLLSDFLVFARPRAPEKKFSSVKSLIGEVYDLAKTDPKFSFVDLRLDIKEDKSLLIDSGQIHQALWNLLVNAEQFATPPKKIIIGFDASKNALWVDDNGPGVHGDEKKQIFEPFYSSRAEGTGLGLAIIHAIVTAHQATVECLENPLGGARFEIDFNPDSIKKEAHS; from the coding sequence ATGCCAGCTCTTGACAGCGGCAAGATATTTGCCCATCAGCCTCTGTCCTTCTCCGTGAGTGCCCTATTGTGGTACTTGCTTGGTCGGGCTTTTATTGTCACGCTGTTTTTGGGTGGAACGGTTTTTCTTGAGTTCCCTCAATCGCTTCAATCTTTTTTTATCCCTGATTTACGTCTGATTTTTCTCTTATCGCTGACTTTTTTTCAAATCTGCTTTTCTTTGCTGTGGCTGTTGCGCTGGCAAAATCACCTCAGACAGTTTGTTCAGTTTCAACTGGTCTGGGATCTGCTGCTGAGTATTCTGGTGGTCTATATGACTGGCGGCACGGCCAGTCCTTTTTCGTTTCTATTTATTTTCGTTATATTGAGTTCGGCATTGATGGCAACGCGCTTCGATGTCATCGTAACTGTGGCGGCTGCTGTTGTTTTATACGGCGGACTGATCGATTTACAATTCTATGGATATCTTCCCACCGGTCCCGGAGCCATGGAGATGACCCCGTCGGATGTTTTTTATCGACTGTTTCTTAACGTGACGGCATTTCTTCTGACGGGTTTTCTCGGAACGATTCTTGCGAATCGTATGCGCTACTCGGAGTCACTTCTGGAACAGGAGCGGCATGACTATGCAGAGTTGGAGCGGTTGAACCATATTATTTTGCATAATATTCCCAGCGGCCTGATTGTTGTTGACGGTGATGGGGTGATCCGATCATTTAACTTCGCCGCTGTCGCCATCTGTGGTATTGCAGTCAGCAAGGCCATCCGCAGTCCTCTGACTCAGATTTTTCCTCAGTTGCCGCCGGAGAAGCTTTCTCAGCCTGTTGAACGGGGGGAATTTGCGTATATAAAGCCTGGTGGCGAGAAAAGAATTTTGGGATTTAACGCCCTTCCGTTTCGTGATATTCAACAAAAACAAGCCGGTACGTTGATTACCTTTCAGGATTTGACCGAAACAAAACGCCTTGAGCAAAATCTCCAGCTGGGTGAACGCCTCGCCGCCGTGGGAAAATTGGCTGCCGGGCTCGCCCATGAAATTCGCAATCCTCTCGCGTCTTTAAGTGGTAGTGTTCAGTTGTTAACGGAACAAAGTTGTCTTGACGGTTCCGATAAGCATCTCCTGGAGATTGTCAATCGCGAAACCTCACGACTTAACAGACTATTGAGTGATTTTCTTGTTTTTGCCCGACCTCGGGCGCCGGAAAAGAAATTCTCTTCGGTCAAATCCCTGATCGGCGAGGTTTATGACCTTGCCAAAACTGATCCCAAGTTCTCCTTTGTTGATCTTCGCCTCGATATTAAAGAAGATAAGAGTCTACTTATTGATTCAGGGCAGATCCATCAGGCATTATGGAATTTACTTGTCAATGCCGAGCAATTTGCCACGCCGCCGAAAAAAATAATCATCGGTTTCGACGCGTCAAAAAACGCCCTATGGGTTGACGATAATGGTCCTGGGGTCCACGGTGACGAAAAGAAGCAGATTTTCGAACCGTTTTATTCATCGCGCGCTGAGGGAACTGGTCTCGGACTGGCTATTATTCATGCCATCGTGACCGCTCATCAGGCGACGGTTGAATGCCTTGAAAATCCATTGGGCGGGGCGCGCTTTGAAATTGACTTCAACCCGGACAGCATAAAGAAAGAGGCGCATTCGTGA
- a CDS encoding type II secretion system F family protein, whose protein sequence is MEAPSEAIVRAQLRRQGIRPTKVKEKGKGMDMELKIPGFEPKVTTKDLVVFTRQFATMIDAGLPLVQCLDILSSQQANSTFKRILLTVKGDVESGSTFADALRKHPKAFDDLFVNLVAAGEVGGILDTILNRLAAYIEKAMKLKKQVKSAMTYPSTVVAIATIVVGVILVFVIPAFEKMFADFGGSLPAPTQIVINMSNFVQDYILVIIGAIILTIFTFKKIYSTEKGRDVIDAWALKAPVFGVLIRKVSVAKFTRTLGTMVSSGVPILDGLDIVSKTAGNRTVEKAIMRVRQSISEGNTIAEPLTKSGVFPPMVCQMIAVGEQAGSIDTMLNKIADFYDDEVDDAVGNLTAMMEPLLMLFLGTTVGGLVIAMYLPIFKIAGTVAG, encoded by the coding sequence ATGGAAGCGCCTAGCGAGGCCATTGTCAGGGCCCAGCTGCGCCGACAGGGGATCAGGCCGACCAAGGTGAAGGAAAAAGGCAAGGGGATGGATATGGAGCTCAAAATCCCCGGTTTCGAGCCAAAAGTCACCACCAAAGACCTCGTCGTATTCACGCGCCAGTTTGCAACCATGATTGATGCTGGTCTGCCCTTGGTCCAATGTCTGGACATCCTTTCCTCTCAACAGGCAAATTCGACATTTAAACGGATTCTTCTCACAGTAAAAGGGGACGTTGAATCCGGTTCCACCTTTGCGGATGCCTTGCGCAAACATCCCAAAGCATTTGATGACCTGTTTGTCAACCTTGTGGCCGCTGGTGAAGTCGGTGGTATTCTCGATACCATCCTTAATCGTCTTGCCGCTTACATTGAAAAGGCCATGAAGTTGAAGAAACAGGTGAAAAGTGCCATGACCTACCCGAGTACGGTTGTGGCAATTGCCACCATTGTTGTCGGCGTTATCCTGGTTTTCGTTATCCCGGCATTTGAGAAAATGTTTGCCGACTTTGGCGGATCTTTGCCTGCGCCCACGCAAATAGTTATCAACATGAGCAACTTTGTTCAGGATTATATTTTGGTGATTATCGGTGCGATTATTCTTACCATTTTTACTTTTAAGAAAATTTATTCTACCGAGAAGGGACGCGATGTTATTGATGCGTGGGCACTTAAAGCGCCGGTTTTTGGTGTGTTAATACGAAAAGTCTCTGTTGCAAAATTTACCAGGACCCTTGGGACCATGGTTTCCAGTGGTGTGCCGATTCTGGATGGCCTGGACATTGTCTCCAAAACAGCCGGAAACCGGACCGTTGAAAAAGCCATCATGAGAGTGCGTCAGAGCATCAGTGAAGGGAATACGATTGCTGAGCCGTTGACAAAGTCCGGTGTTTTCCCCCCAATGGTTTGTCAGATGATCGCCGTTGGTGAACAGGCGGGCTCCATTGATACCATGTTGAACAAAATCGCTGACTTTTATGATGATGAAGTCGATGATGCTGTGGGTAATCTGACGGCAATGATGGAACCACTGTTAATGCTGTTTCTCGGGACAACCGTTGGTGGTCTTGTTATTGCCATGTATTTGCCGATTTTCAAAATTGCCGGTACCGTTGCCGGTTAA
- a CDS encoding type IV pilus twitching motility protein PilT, which translates to MATIHDFLKVMVDSGASDLHVTTGAAPQIRIDGEIKPLNHPVLMPADTKKLCYSILTDAQKRKLEEENELDLSFGVKGLARFRGNVYIQRGAVAGAFRRIPYEFLSFEQLGLPAVVKDISKRPRGLVLVTGPTGSGKSTTLASMIDAINAERHDHIITIEDPIEYIHPHKGCIVNQREVGSDTQSFKRALKSILRQDPDVVLLGELRDLETIEAALTIAETGHLCFATLHTNGCVQTINRIVDVFPTNQQAQVRTQLSFVLEGVMSQTLIPQASGKGRVLALEVMVPNIAIRSLIRDDKVHQLYSQMQMGQEKYGMQTMNQSLFSLYHRKLISLDDAMARSPERDELRQMIANPDAQLRRTQSGPKKMT; encoded by the coding sequence ATGGCAACGATACATGATTTTCTCAAGGTGATGGTCGACTCCGGAGCGTCGGATCTTCATGTGACCACAGGAGCTGCGCCCCAAATACGTATTGACGGCGAAATCAAACCGTTGAATCACCCGGTATTAATGCCGGCCGATACTAAAAAATTGTGCTACAGCATTCTCACCGATGCGCAGAAACGTAAACTCGAAGAAGAAAATGAGCTGGACCTTTCCTTTGGTGTTAAAGGATTGGCACGTTTTCGCGGCAACGTTTATATCCAACGTGGTGCTGTCGCCGGGGCTTTTCGGCGCATCCCCTACGAATTCCTCTCATTTGAGCAACTGGGATTGCCAGCGGTGGTCAAAGACATTTCTAAGCGCCCGCGGGGGTTGGTGTTGGTTACAGGACCGACGGGTAGTGGTAAATCAACGACGCTAGCGTCAATGATTGATGCCATTAATGCGGAGCGCCATGACCATATTATTACCATCGAAGATCCCATTGAGTATATCCACCCGCATAAGGGTTGTATTGTAAACCAACGCGAAGTTGGTTCCGATACTCAGTCGTTCAAGCGCGCCTTGAAATCTATTTTGCGCCAGGACCCTGACGTCGTTCTCCTTGGTGAGTTGCGTGATTTAGAAACCATAGAAGCCGCTTTGACTATTGCTGAAACCGGTCATTTGTGTTTTGCCACATTACACACCAATGGTTGTGTGCAGACGATCAACCGCATTGTCGATGTGTTTCCAACCAATCAACAGGCACAGGTTCGAACGCAACTTTCGTTTGTTCTTGAGGGCGTCATGTCGCAAACTCTGATTCCGCAAGCATCAGGAAAAGGGCGCGTATTGGCTCTAGAAGTGATGGTGCCGAATATCGCGATTCGCTCTTTGATTCGTGATGACAAAGTCCATCAACTTTATTCGCAAATGCAGATGGGCCAAGAAAAATATGGCATGCAGACCATGAATCAGTCGTTGTTCAGTTTGTATCACCGCAAGCTGATTTCCCTCGATGATGCCATGGCACGCTCGCCGGAACGTGATGAGTTGCGGCAGATGATTGCCAATCCTGATGCGCAATTGCGAAGGACGCAAAGTGGACCTAAGAAGATGACCTAG
- the pilB gene encoding type IV-A pilus assembly ATPase PilB: MATNRLGELLVRNNLLTEDQVSKAIGEQKMNKERFVATLIRLKYISENDLAAFLSRQYGAPAINLAEFEVDTDVVKLISGDVVQKYHLVPINRAGSTLIVAMSDPSNIFAIDDIKFMTGHNVEVVVATESAIKDAIDRYYDQSASLADVMGDLDDIDLEVVDEDDQVDLNELQMATEEAPVVKLVNLILTDAIKKGASDIHIEPYEKTFRVRYRIDGVLYEVMKPPIKLKNAITSRIKILSEMDIAERRLPQDGRIKIKLPGGKDMDYRVNCLPTLFGEKICLRLLDKSNLQLDMTKLGYEEESLKWFKQEISKPFGMVLVTGPTGSGKTVSLYSALGELNKTTENISTAEDPVEFNFAGINQVQMHEEIGLNFASALRAFLRQDPDIIMIGEIRDFETAEIGVKAALTGHLVLSTLHTNDAPSTINRLLNMGIEPFLVASAVNLITAQRLGRRLCSECKEVEEVSKQALLDAGVAPDEVDDFVCYKGKGCSNCNDSGYKGRVGIYQVMPMFDEIREMVLAGANTAEIKRESMRLGVRTMRQAALKKLKEGVTSFEEVIRCTVADD, from the coding sequence ATGGCAACTAATCGGTTAGGGGAACTGCTGGTTCGCAATAACCTGTTGACGGAAGATCAGGTCAGCAAGGCAATTGGTGAACAGAAAATGAATAAGGAACGGTTCGTTGCAACATTGATCCGTTTGAAATATATCAGTGAAAACGACCTTGCGGCCTTTTTATCACGCCAGTATGGCGCACCGGCGATCAACCTTGCTGAATTTGAAGTCGATACCGATGTTGTCAAGCTGATCTCCGGTGATGTGGTTCAAAAATACCACTTGGTTCCTATCAACCGGGCTGGCTCCACTCTGATTGTCGCCATGAGCGACCCTTCCAACATCTTCGCTATCGATGACATTAAGTTCATGACTGGCCATAACGTCGAGGTGGTGGTGGCAACGGAAAGTGCCATCAAAGATGCCATTGACCGTTACTACGACCAGTCGGCATCATTGGCTGACGTCATGGGCGATCTGGATGATATTGATCTTGAAGTCGTTGATGAAGATGATCAGGTCGATCTTAATGAACTACAGATGGCAACGGAAGAGGCCCCGGTTGTTAAACTGGTTAATCTGATTTTGACCGATGCCATTAAAAAAGGGGCTTCCGATATTCATATCGAGCCTTATGAAAAGACCTTTCGTGTTCGCTACCGGATTGACGGTGTGCTCTATGAGGTGATGAAGCCGCCGATTAAACTGAAAAACGCCATCACCTCACGGATTAAAATCCTGTCTGAGATGGATATTGCCGAGCGGCGTTTGCCTCAGGACGGTCGGATTAAAATTAAGCTGCCTGGTGGCAAAGACATGGACTACCGGGTTAACTGTCTGCCAACACTGTTTGGCGAAAAAATCTGTCTGCGGCTTCTTGATAAATCCAATTTGCAGTTGGATATGACCAAGCTGGGTTATGAAGAAGAGTCTCTCAAGTGGTTTAAGCAGGAGATCAGCAAACCGTTCGGCATGGTTCTGGTAACTGGACCGACGGGGAGTGGTAAAACCGTTTCACTCTATTCGGCACTCGGCGAGCTGAACAAAACCACGGAAAATATTTCAACGGCGGAAGATCCTGTCGAGTTTAACTTTGCCGGGATCAACCAAGTACAAATGCATGAAGAGATCGGTCTCAACTTTGCCAGCGCGTTGCGCGCTTTTCTCCGTCAAGATCCCGACATCATCATGATTGGCGAGATCCGTGACTTTGAAACGGCTGAAATTGGCGTCAAAGCGGCTTTGACCGGTCACCTGGTACTGTCAACACTGCATACCAATGATGCGCCCAGTACCATTAACCGTCTGTTGAACATGGGCATTGAACCTTTCCTGGTCGCTTCTGCCGTCAACCTGATTACTGCCCAGCGCCTCGGTCGTCGACTGTGTTCAGAATGTAAAGAAGTTGAGGAGGTTTCCAAACAAGCGCTTCTCGATGCCGGTGTTGCCCCTGACGAGGTGGATGATTTTGTCTGCTACAAAGGCAAAGGGTGCAGTAACTGCAACGATAGTGGTTACAAAGGGCGTGTTGGTATTTACCAAGTCATGCCGATGTTTGACGAAATCCGTGAAATGGTTTTAGCTGGAGCAAACACGGCTGAAATTAAGCGCGAATCCATGCGACTTGGCGTGCGAACCATGCGTCAGGCCGCCTTGAAGAAGCTTAAGGAAGGCGTTACGTCTTTTGAAGAGGTGATCCGTTGTACCGTGGCCGATGATTGA
- the aroE gene encoding shikimate dehydrogenase: protein MIISGKTKVYGILGDPVQHSQSPVMQNAAFTALGIDAVYVPFHVLPEGLEEAVAGLKALQVQGVNVTVPHKEKVCAFVDRLDEEAALIGAVNTIVREGNAFVGYNTDGLGLVHSLKADLNVDVYQKNVMVLGAGGAARSAIVALAQQGVKRLTIANRTVDRAQQLVERYQGSFPGVDFLVSSLTCDALANVVSEADLIVNSTSLGLSGESFNVIPWHVVRKQSAFYDMIYSAQGTPLVQAARERGHNSCDGLGMLIAQGEAAFRLWTGKDPGHAMTRALR, encoded by the coding sequence ATGATCATTTCAGGTAAAACTAAGGTTTACGGCATTTTGGGTGATCCCGTGCAACATTCCCAGTCGCCGGTGATGCAAAATGCTGCTTTTACTGCTTTGGGAATTGATGCGGTTTACGTTCCTTTTCATGTGCTGCCGGAAGGATTGGAAGAAGCCGTTGCCGGTTTAAAAGCGTTACAGGTACAGGGCGTTAACGTCACCGTCCCTCATAAAGAGAAGGTTTGTGCCTTTGTGGATCGCCTGGATGAAGAAGCTGCTCTGATCGGCGCTGTGAACACGATTGTTCGCGAGGGAAATGCGTTTGTCGGATACAACACCGACGGATTGGGGCTGGTGCATTCCCTTAAAGCGGATCTCAACGTTGATGTGTACCAAAAAAACGTTATGGTTCTCGGCGCTGGTGGTGCAGCTCGGTCAGCCATTGTCGCTCTGGCTCAACAAGGGGTAAAAAGATTGACGATTGCTAACCGTACTGTCGACCGGGCACAGCAACTTGTAGAGCGTTATCAGGGGTCTTTTCCGGGGGTTGATTTCCTTGTCAGTTCACTGACATGCGATGCCTTGGCCAATGTTGTCTCTGAAGCTGATTTAATTGTCAACTCGACATCATTAGGTCTTTCCGGTGAATCCTTTAATGTGATACCATGGCACGTTGTAAGGAAACAGAGTGCCTTTTATGACATGATTTATTCAGCTCAGGGAACGCCTCTGGTGCAGGCGGCTCGTGAACGGGGGCACAACAGCTGTGATGGTCTGGGAATGTTGATCGCCCAAGGCGAGGCGGCATTCCGTTTGTGGACCGGCAAAGATCCCGGGCACGCAATGACGCGGGCATTGCGCTGA
- a CDS encoding bifunctional riboflavin kinase/FAD synthetase, translating into MNVIRDLSEIEQPFEHAVVTLGNFDGVHLGHREIFRSVLHSARKEGGTSIVCTFEPHPLKLLASDRAPRLINTPQERERLIGASCVDVLLILPFTRELAALDPEQFVDKILLERIGLKHLVVGYDYAFGKGRSGSIEFLREQGRRKGFVVDVFGPVQKQGQVVSSTRVRQHVLSGDVEGVVALLGRHFNFEGQVVHGDGRGHNLGFATANLATEKELIPASGVYACIAMVNGKEYKSVVSIGCKTTFGDYPLTIEAHLFDFEQDVYDQTMRLYFVKKLRDQRKFADKDALIHAIEQDVAQAHHCLERTRIIEYREYLTFEQDDA; encoded by the coding sequence ATGAACGTTATTCGCGATTTATCGGAAATAGAACAGCCCTTCGAGCATGCGGTCGTTACGCTGGGGAATTTTGATGGTGTCCATCTTGGTCATCGGGAAATTTTTCGTTCGGTGTTGCACAGTGCCCGCAAGGAAGGGGGGACCTCTATTGTCTGTACCTTTGAACCTCATCCGTTGAAATTGCTGGCATCTGACCGTGCACCCCGTCTGATCAATACACCTCAGGAACGCGAGCGACTTATTGGCGCTTCCTGTGTCGATGTTTTGCTGATCCTCCCTTTTACCCGCGAGTTGGCTGCCTTGGATCCAGAACAATTTGTTGACAAGATTCTTCTCGAGCGCATTGGTTTGAAACATCTGGTTGTCGGTTATGATTACGCTTTCGGCAAGGGGCGTAGTGGCTCCATTGAGTTTTTACGCGAGCAGGGGCGGCGTAAGGGCTTTGTCGTTGATGTATTTGGTCCGGTGCAAAAACAAGGGCAGGTGGTCAGCTCTACCCGTGTACGTCAGCACGTCCTTTCGGGTGATGTTGAGGGCGTCGTTGCGTTGTTGGGGCGACATTTTAATTTTGAAGGTCAGGTGGTGCACGGCGACGGCCGTGGCCATAATCTCGGTTTTGCCACGGCCAACCTTGCTACTGAAAAAGAGCTGATTCCCGCCAGTGGCGTTTATGCCTGTATTGCGATGGTCAATGGTAAGGAATACAAGTCGGTGGTGAGTATTGGCTGCAAAACAACCTTTGGTGACTATCCGTTGACCATCGAAGCGCATCTGTTTGATTTTGAGCAGGATGTGTACGATCAGACCATGCGGTTGTATTTTGTGAAAAAGTTGCGGGATCAAAGAAAATTTGCCGATAAAGACGCTTTGATTCATGCCATTGAACAGGATGTCGCACAGGCGCATCACTGCTTGGAGAGGACTCGCATTATTGAATATCGTGAGTACCTCACGTTTGAACAGGATGATGCATGA